From the Deinococcus sonorensis KR-87 genome, the window CCCGGTGCGACCTCCCTGGGCCAACATGGACGCGGCGGGCGTGCACGTGCTGCGGGAAATTCCGGACGGGCAGGCGATCGAGGCGACCCTACAGGGCGGGGCGCGGCGGGCCGCCATCATCGGCGGCGGGTACATCGGGCTGGAGATGGCCGAGGCGCTGCGGGCGCGCGGACTGAGCGTGGTGCTGCTGGAGCAGTTGCCGGACCTGGCGGGGCGGATGCTCGACCCGGAGGCGCGCCAGCAGATCCGGGCCGAGGTGGAGCGGCAGGGGGTGGACGTCCGGACCGGCGTGACGGTGGAGGGCCTGACCGCCCGGGCCGGTCGCGTGACGGGCGTGCAGACCGACGCCGGACTGGTGCGGGCGGATCTGGTGCTGGTGGCGGTGGGCGTGCGGCCCAATGTGGCGCTGGCGAAGATGGCGGGCGTCCGGCTGGGCCGCAGCGGGGCCATTCACACCGACGCGCGGCAGCGGACCACGGTGGATGGCGTCTGGGCCGCTGGCGACAACACCGAGAGCGTCCACCGGGTCAGCCGGCGGCGGGTGCATGTGCCGCTGGGGCTGGCCGCCAACCGGATGGGCCGGGTGGCCGGCATCAACATGGCCGGCGGCGACGCGCGCTTTCCCGGCATCGTGGGCACGGCCATCTTCAAGGTCTTTGACCTGTCGGTGGCGCGCACCGGCCTGAGTGCCGAGGACACGGCGGCCCTGGGGCTGGACGCGGTGCAGGTGGATGTGAGCAGCTCGGACCACGCCGGGTACTACCGGGACGCCTGCCCGATCCAGGTGCGCCTGCGGGCCGAACGCGGCACGGGCCGGTTACTGGGCGCCCAGCTGCTGGGCCACGGCGACGCGGTGAAGCGGGTGGACGTGGTGGCCACGCTGCTGCATGGCCGGGGCCGGGTGCAGGACCTCGCCGAGCTGGACTTGGCCTACGCGCCGCCCTTCAGCACCGTCTGGGACGTGCTGCTGGTGGCGGCCGGGCGGCTCACGGCGCTGATCTAGCTACGGGGTGGTTTTCTTCGGCGGCCACACCGGCCCTGTCAGGATGCTCAGCCGCGCCTCCGGCTGCCCGTAGATCGCCCCGATCACGTCTCCCCGGTGCGCCGCGAACCAGCGCTGCAGGGCCGGACTCTTCGGGAAGATCTGGGTCTGCAGCAGCCGCTCGGCCTCCACGCCCCGGCCCGCCAGCAGCATGTTGTCCAGGTAGCCGGAGGCGCTGGCGGCCAGCCCTTCCAGGCCCTCCAGCGTGGGGTCGGCGAGGTTGTTGCGCAGCCGTTCAAGGTTGCGCGCCGCCTCCTGCGCCGGCACATAGGGGTACGCGCGGGTGCGGTCCGCCAGTCGCACCCCGTCCCAGCCGAGCACCGCCTGCATGCCGGGGCTGCCCGCAAAACTCCAGTCGTAGTACGCCAGATTGTCCAGGCCCACAATGATCTCGCGGGTGCCGTCGCCGTTCAGGTCCGCGAAGCGCGCCCCGTAGTTGGTTCCGTTCAGCACCCCGAGATTCTCCAGCGCCCCCTGGTCCTGGGTGTACATCAGGTAGGTGAAGCAGCAGTGCGCGCCGCCGGAGTAGGCGGTCACCACGAGTTCCGGCTGGCCGCCGGGCCGCAGCGGCTGCAGCTCGGCCTGCACGTCCCACTCCGATACCGTCAGCACCGTTCTGGTGCCGTCCCGCAGGGTGAGCCGCGCCGTTCCGGTGCCATCGTCCGGCGAGGGTCGGGGTGTGAACTGCAGGGTGTAGCGGCCCCAGTGGGTCAGGGGGGCCGGGGCCGCCGGCTGGGCCAGCGACAGAGGGGCCAGGAGCAGCGCTGTCAGGGCCGCGAGGCGGGCGAGCGTCATGTCCTGAGGGTACTCCCGGGCCGGGATGGCTGGCTAGCCGAGCGCGGCCCAGGCCGCCGCGACCCCCGCGCCCCGCTGGAACGGCACGCCCAGCGCCGCCAGGGCGTCCTCCAGAATGCCGGCGATGGCCAGCGCGTCGTAGCGGTCGGCGTAGCCCAGCGTGCTGATGCGGAACACCGTGTCCTCGTGCGGCGCCTGCCCCGGCAGCGCCCGCTGGCCCATGCTGGCCAGCTGAGCCGCCACCTGCTTGCCGCCCACGCCGGCCGGCGGTCTGAGCACCGCCACGGCGGGCGTGGTGCGGCTGGCCCACGCCTGACAGCCGAGGGCCTCACCGGCCGCGATCAGCGCCTGACACTGCCGCCCCTTCTCGGCCCACAGCACCTCCAGCGGCACCGCCAGCAGCCGGTCCAGGGCCGCCGACAGCGCGTACACCAGATTGATGGCCGGGGTCTGCGGCGTGTCGCCATTCTTCTGCCCGCGTAGCTCACGTTCCAGGTCCAGGTAGAAGCCGCGCCGGGTGTTCCGGATCAGCCGCGCCTCCACCTCCGGGCTGAACAGCACGAAGCTCAGGCCCGGCGGGGTGGCCACCCCCTTCTGGCTGCCCGACACGATCACGTCCACGTTCCAGGCGGCGGGGCGCAGCTCGGCCACCCCGTAGCTCGTCACGCAGTCGGCAATCACGATCAGCTGCGGGTTGACGGCTTTGGCCGCCCGCACGATGGCCTCCAGGTCGTGCAGCGCGCCGGTGCTGGTCTCGCTGTGGGTGATGGTCAGGGCGGCGGCGCCCTCGCAGGCGGCGGCCACCTCATCCGGATCCAGCAGCTCACCCCAGGGCCGCTCCACCTTCACCACGTCGTAGCCGAGCCGCTCGGCCATCTCGCCCCAGCGCTCGCTGAACTTGCCGGCCGAGGCATTCACCACCCGGCCGCCCTCCGGCACGGTGCTGACCAGCGCGCCCTCGAAGGCCGCCGTGCCGCTGCCGGTCACGATGACCGCCTCGTAGGGGTCGCCCAGCAGCTGCGTCAGCTTGGCGCGCGCCTCCACGAACTTGGCGCGGCCCTCCGGCGAGCGGTGGTGCATCTGTGGCTGGGCCAGCTCCAGCAGCACGCGCGGTTCCACCTCCACCGGGCCGGGGGCGATCAAGCGCTTGCGGTTCAGCGGAAGGTGGGCAGTGCGGTCGGTCATGCCGGCATTGTGAAGCCTCGGGCGGTGAGGACGCCGCAGATGAGCGGACAGGTGACACTCACCGCCCGGTCCGCGTGGCACACTCGGCCCATGACTGCTCCCTCACCGGATGACGCCCGGCTGCTGCAGGACCGCGCCCTCAAGGACCGGCACTTCGCCTCCGGGCGCGGCCCCATCACCGGCGAGCGGCTGCGGCAGTTCAGCGGCCTGCACTATTTCCCGCCGGACCCGGCCCTGAAGGTGGAGGTGCCGGTGGAGCCGGGCAGCGGAGAGACGCTGGAGGTGCAGACCACCAGCGGGGACGTGCAGACGTATGTGCGCTACGGGCAGGCCCGCTTTAGCCTGAATGGCCAGCAGGTGCAGCTGGCCCTGTTCGCCCGCCCCGGCGACGAGGCCCCGGCCCAGCTGTTCGTGCCGTTCCGTGACGCCACCAGCGGTCGCCTCACCTACGGCGCCGGCCGGTATCTGGACGTCCCGCTGCAGCGCGGGCCGGCAGGCGAGAGGGTCACGCTGGATTTCAACCGCGCCTACCACCCGTACTGCGCCTACGCGGACGGCTGGAGCTGTCCGCTCCCGCCCCCGGAGAACACGCTGCCGGTGGCGGTTCTGGCCGGCGAGCGCCTCGAACCTGACAGGGGCTGACATCCGGATCAGATTTCCGTGACATTCGGGCCGTAGCCTGGAAGGTGTCTGTCCTGATGTCTCCGACCCTGCGCCCGGCCCGTCCGGACGATGCCGCTGCCCTGAGTGCGCTGGCGTACCGCGCCACCGCCTTCTGGGGCTACAGCCCGGCGTATCTGGCCGGGAGCCGCGCCGAACTGGAGATCACGCCCGCCGCGCTGAGCCGCGCCGAGAGCGCCGTGATGGAATGCGAGGGCCAGATCGGCGGCTTCTCGCTGCTGGAGCTGGACGGGGCCAGCGGCCGCCTGCGCTTCCTGCTGGCCGACCCGGATTGTCTGGGCCAGGGCATTGAGCGGCAGCTGTGGCGGGAACTGCTGGAGCGTGCCCGGGCGCTGCGGCTGGAACAACTTCAGATCGTCAGCGACCCCTACGCCGAGAGTTTCTTTGTGTCCTTGGGAGCACAGCGCACCGGGCTGGTCCCGTCGGCGTCCATTCCGGGGCGGCACCTGCCGCAGCTGAGCTACCGGCTGTAGAGGGTTGAGCGGGCGGCTGTCGCGGGCCGGGTGGGCGGGGCACGCTACACTCGCCTCATGACCACGTCCCCTGTTCTCACGGTGCCACATCACCCGCTGCTGCTGCACAAACTCAGCCTGATGCGCGACGTCCAGACCGGGGTCAAGGAGTTCCGGGAACTGGCGGCGGAGGTGAGCCTGCTGCTGGCCTACGAGGCGATGCGCGACCTGGAGACCGAGCCGGTCACGCTCACCACCCCGCTCGCCACCGCCGCCTTCCCGATGCTCAGCGGCAAGAAGCTGGCGCTGGTGGCCATCCTGCGGGCTGGGCTGGTCATGACCGACAGCATCGTGCGGCTCGTGCCGGCCGCCAAGGTGGGGCACATCGGCATGTACCGTGACCCCGAGACGCTGTCGCCGGTGGCGTACTACAGCAAGCTGCCGGCCGACATCGCCGAGCGCCGGGTGTTCCTGACCGACCCGATGCTCGCTACCGGCGGCTCAGCGGTGGCGGCCATCGAGAACCTGAAGGCGGCGGGCGCGCAGAGCATCAAGCTGATGAGCATCCTGGCGGTGCCGGAGGGGGTGAAGCGCGTGCATGACGCCCACCCGGACGTGGAGATCGTGGCGGCGGCGCTGGACGACGGGCTCAACGACCACGGGTACATCATGCCGGGGCTGGGCGACGCTGGCGACCGCATCTACGGCACCAAGTAGGCTCACCCGGCTCACGAAGGCGTGTCCCCGCCCCGGCGGCGGGCGGCGTACACTGCGTTTCAGCTATGTTTGACGCCGTTGCCACCTTCGCCCGTTCCGTGGGCATCGCTGACCTGTTCGGGCGGGGCTTTCTGAGCGTGCTGCTCACGTTCCTGACCGCCGCCGCCTTCACCTGGCGCTTCATTCCCGGCGTGCGCGATTTCGCCATCCGGGTGGGCTGGGCGGACCTGCCCAACGAGCGCCGGCTCAACAAGGAGCCGCTGCCGAACGCGGGCGGCCTCGCCATCTTCGCCGGCTTCATCGTGTCGGTGGTGGTGGCCTGGGCGCTGCGCCCGATCATCATTCAGGACGTGCAGATTCAGGTGCTGGCCATCCTGCTGGGCGCCACCATCATGGTCCTGACCGGTTTCATCGACGACCAGTTCGGCCTGTCGCCGGTGTTCCGGCTGGCGGTGCAGCTGCTCGGGGCGGTGCTGCTGATCGTGAACGGCCTGCACATCGATTTCAACAGCATTCCCTTCCTGCCCACGGTGCCGGAGGCGGTCAACCAGCCGCTCGGCATCGCGCTGACCATCCTGTGGGTGGTGGGCCTGACCAACGCCATGAACCTGCTGGACGGGGTGGACGGAGTAGTGGGCGGCGTCAGCTTCGTGTCGGCGGTGGTGCTG encodes:
- a CDS encoding FAD-dependent oxidoreductase, which codes for MRIVVVGGVAAGMSAASRAKRHDPSSEVVVFERTEWISYGACGLPYVLGGQVDDFAALEARTPAQMRARGIGVRLRHEVMGVDPVARTLTVRDLASGRTGQEPYDQLLLATGVSPVRPPWANMDAAGVHVLREIPDGQAIEATLQGGARRAAIIGGGYIGLEMAEALRARGLSVVLLEQLPDLAGRMLDPEARQQIRAEVERQGVDVRTGVTVEGLTARAGRVTGVQTDAGLVRADLVLVAVGVRPNVALAKMAGVRLGRSGAIHTDARQRTTVDGVWAAGDNTESVHRVSRRRVHVPLGLAANRMGRVAGINMAGGDARFPGIVGTAIFKVFDLSVARTGLSAEDTAALGLDAVQVDVSSSDHAGYYRDACPIQVRLRAERGTGRLLGAQLLGHGDAVKRVDVVATLLHGRGRVQDLAELDLAYAPPFSTVWDVLLVAAGRLTALI
- a CDS encoding DUF1684 domain-containing protein, which gives rise to MTAPSPDDARLLQDRALKDRHFASGRGPITGERLRQFSGLHYFPPDPALKVEVPVEPGSGETLEVQTTSGDVQTYVRYGQARFSLNGQQVQLALFARPGDEAPAQLFVPFRDATSGRLTYGAGRYLDVPLQRGPAGERVTLDFNRAYHPYCAYADGWSCPLPPPENTLPVAVLAGERLEPDRG
- a CDS encoding aminotransferase class V-fold PLP-dependent enzyme; translated protein: MTDRTAHLPLNRKRLIAPGPVEVEPRVLLELAQPQMHHRSPEGRAKFVEARAKLTQLLGDPYEAVIVTGSGTAAFEGALVSTVPEGGRVVNASAGKFSERWGEMAERLGYDVVKVERPWGELLDPDEVAAACEGAAALTITHSETSTGALHDLEAIVRAAKAVNPQLIVIADCVTSYGVAELRPAAWNVDVIVSGSQKGVATPPGLSFVLFSPEVEARLIRNTRRGFYLDLERELRGQKNGDTPQTPAINLVYALSAALDRLLAVPLEVLWAEKGRQCQALIAAGEALGCQAWASRTTPAVAVLRPPAGVGGKQVAAQLASMGQRALPGQAPHEDTVFRISTLGYADRYDALAIAGILEDALAALGVPFQRGAGVAAAWAALG
- the upp gene encoding uracil phosphoribosyltransferase, with the translated sequence MTTSPVLTVPHHPLLLHKLSLMRDVQTGVKEFRELAAEVSLLLAYEAMRDLETEPVTLTTPLATAAFPMLSGKKLALVAILRAGLVMTDSIVRLVPAAKVGHIGMYRDPETLSPVAYYSKLPADIAERRVFLTDPMLATGGSAVAAIENLKAAGAQSIKLMSILAVPEGVKRVHDAHPDVEIVAAALDDGLNDHGYIMPGLGDAGDRIYGTK
- a CDS encoding GNAT family N-acetyltransferase, whose amino-acid sequence is MSPTLRPARPDDAAALSALAYRATAFWGYSPAYLAGSRAELEITPAALSRAESAVMECEGQIGGFSLLELDGASGRLRFLLADPDCLGQGIERQLWRELLERARALRLEQLQIVSDPYAESFFVSLGAQRTGLVPSASIPGRHLPQLSYRL
- a CDS encoding MraY family glycosyltransferase gives rise to the protein MFDAVATFARSVGIADLFGRGFLSVLLTFLTAAAFTWRFIPGVRDFAIRVGWADLPNERRLNKEPLPNAGGLAIFAGFIVSVVVAWALRPIIIQDVQIQVLAILLGATIMVLTGFIDDQFGLSPVFRLAVQLLGAVLLIVNGLHIDFNSIPFLPTVPEAVNQPLGIALTILWVVGLTNAMNLLDGVDGVVGGVSFVSAVVLLVSAAQFPDRAAAVILLAGLAGAALGYLRHNYNPSRIIMGDAGATLFGYTLAAVSLLGTLKFSVGASLLVPLLVMALPILDTTQVVLGRLARGIRNPLGHPDKTHLHHRLLAATGKARRTAQILWAVALICGVIGMVVQGVPGAAIVVTVLVLLLCLWFVAYRRVRAAEQEKRAELN